The Pirellulales bacterium genome includes a region encoding these proteins:
- a CDS encoding tetratricopeptide repeat protein codes for MSSLAEQLDRARKLDDAGDHAAAEQIYREILAASPDQPEALFHLASLATEAKRHDEAIGHLRRLIETQGPRAPYYNNLGHVYEQAGDPHESILCFRQALTLEPDHPEAHNNLGVVFLGLARAEEAVREFEGALAARPDFEPARKNLERARALLGMVQPGSADAAAHNRRGIELIQAGKPDEALPHFETVIRLEPANAGARFNLGNLYSVLGRAAAARASHREAVRLNPKLATMTAEQQSRPSSTATARSKESERFAALGTQHLHDKRYGDAATALRRAAEAAPDWSEVWNNLGVAQMYASQLDEAAASLHRAIELDPAAADALNNLGLVWLRVGQLDEAVSSFQRSLALQPDSADVTCNLGNALRKQGYVHRALDAWLRTVALEPRHAAALGKAGLALHELGRASEADGLFRRAFELDPKSADVLNNWGNVHQDLQDFDRALDCYRQAVAADPDFVPAHCSLGYLLNDRGQLDEARKALQRALELQPDNLVRVMLATALPPVYASLDDLHARRAGLEQNLTQLIADGVTLDTTRTIVPTMFYIAYQGQNDRRVQEDLARIYRAPHLPPPRGRRTADGRVRVGFLSRYFREHTIGRLNLGLIKHLSRERFEVHVIAGGTHQDGTAEEFRRHADHFHVLPYDPQRSRQMVRDLELQLIFYADIGMDPLTYTLGFSRMAPVQCVTWGHPDTTGSAAMDYFISSELLETAGADEHYTEQLVRLPDLSVCYERPVLDERPRDRASFGLDPARHLYICPQSLFKFHPEFDAVLGEILRRDPQGDLVLLEGKYDHWKRLLMERFSRTIPDVVDRIRFLGRLKRVDFLALNAAADVSLDPMHFGGGNTTYEALALGTPVVTLPGDFLRSRISLALYTKMGCMDCVVRTPDQYVDLAVKLGTDRSYREGVRRSILATADVLFDNRQAVRDLEAFFLEAIDRSNG; via the coding sequence ATGAGCTCGCTCGCCGAACAATTGGACAGGGCCCGCAAGCTGGACGATGCGGGGGACCACGCGGCGGCCGAACAGATCTATCGCGAGATTCTGGCGGCCTCGCCCGATCAGCCCGAGGCCCTGTTTCACCTGGCCTCGCTGGCCACGGAGGCGAAGCGCCACGACGAAGCGATTGGCCACCTGCGCCGCCTGATCGAAACGCAAGGTCCGCGCGCCCCTTATTACAACAATCTGGGACACGTGTACGAACAGGCGGGAGACCCGCACGAGTCGATCCTCTGTTTTCGTCAGGCCTTGACGCTCGAACCAGACCACCCCGAAGCGCACAACAACCTGGGGGTCGTGTTTCTGGGGCTCGCCCGCGCGGAAGAGGCGGTCCGCGAGTTCGAAGGGGCCCTCGCGGCGCGTCCTGACTTCGAGCCTGCTCGCAAAAACCTCGAGCGGGCGCGGGCGCTGCTCGGCATGGTTCAGCCCGGGAGCGCCGACGCGGCGGCTCACAATCGCCGCGGCATCGAACTGATTCAGGCGGGCAAGCCGGACGAGGCGCTTCCCCATTTCGAGACCGTGATCCGCCTGGAGCCGGCCAACGCGGGGGCACGCTTCAACCTGGGCAATCTCTATAGCGTCTTGGGGCGTGCTGCGGCGGCTCGCGCCTCGCATCGCGAAGCCGTGCGGTTGAATCCCAAGCTGGCGACGATGACGGCGGAACAGCAGTCTCGCCCGTCGAGTACGGCGACCGCACGTTCGAAGGAGTCCGAGCGGTTTGCAGCTTTGGGCACGCAGCATTTGCACGACAAGCGCTATGGCGACGCAGCGACCGCCTTGCGCCGTGCTGCCGAGGCGGCGCCCGACTGGAGCGAGGTTTGGAACAACCTGGGGGTGGCCCAGATGTATGCCAGTCAGCTCGACGAAGCCGCGGCCAGCCTGCACCGGGCGATCGAGCTCGATCCCGCTGCGGCCGATGCGCTGAACAACCTGGGCCTGGTATGGTTGCGCGTCGGCCAGTTGGACGAGGCGGTCTCCAGCTTTCAGCGATCCCTGGCGCTGCAGCCCGATTCGGCCGACGTCACGTGCAATCTGGGCAACGCGCTGCGCAAGCAAGGTTACGTGCATCGGGCGCTCGATGCCTGGTTGCGCACCGTGGCGCTCGAGCCGCGTCATGCGGCCGCGCTGGGCAAGGCGGGGCTCGCCCTGCACGAGTTGGGGCGCGCGAGCGAGGCCGACGGACTGTTTCGGCGTGCCTTCGAGCTCGATCCCAAGTCGGCCGATGTGCTCAACAACTGGGGCAACGTACACCAGGATCTACAAGACTTCGACCGCGCGCTCGACTGTTATCGCCAGGCCGTGGCCGCCGATCCCGACTTCGTGCCGGCCCATTGCAGCCTGGGGTACTTATTGAACGACCGCGGGCAACTCGACGAGGCCCGCAAGGCGCTCCAGCGCGCGCTCGAGCTGCAGCCCGACAATCTCGTGCGGGTCATGTTGGCCACCGCCTTGCCGCCGGTATACGCCTCGCTCGACGATCTGCACGCGCGGCGGGCCGGGCTGGAGCAGAATCTCACGCAATTGATCGCCGATGGCGTCACGCTCGATACGACGCGCACGATCGTGCCGACGATGTTCTACATCGCCTACCAGGGGCAGAACGATCGCCGGGTTCAGGAGGATCTCGCCCGGATCTATCGGGCCCCCCACCTCCCACCGCCGCGCGGACGTCGCACGGCCGATGGCCGGGTCCGCGTGGGCTTCCTCTCGCGCTACTTCCGCGAGCACACGATCGGCCGGTTGAATCTCGGCCTCATCAAACATCTCTCGCGCGAGCGGTTCGAGGTCCACGTCATTGCCGGTGGCACGCATCAGGATGGCACGGCCGAGGAATTCCGCCGTCATGCCGATCACTTTCATGTCTTGCCCTACGATCCACAGCGTTCGCGCCAAATGGTGCGAGACCTGGAACTGCAGTTGATCTTCTACGCCGACATCGGCATGGATCCCTTGACCTACACGCTGGGATTTTCGCGGATGGCGCCCGTGCAATGCGTCACCTGGGGGCATCCCGATACGACGGGCAGCGCCGCGATGGACTATTTCATCTCGAGCGAGTTGCTCGAGACGGCCGGAGCCGACGAGCACTACACCGAGCAACTGGTGCGTTTGCCCGACCTCTCGGTCTGTTACGAGCGGCCGGTGCTCGACGAGCGGCCGCGCGACCGCGCCTCGTTCGGCCTTGATCCCGCGCGGCATCTGTATATCTGTCCGCAGAGCCTGTTCAAGTTCCACCCCGAGTTCGACGCCGTGCTGGGCGAGATCCTGCGGCGCGATCCACAAGGCGATCTCGTCTTGCTCGAAGGGAAGTACGATCATTGGAAGCGACTGTTGATGGAGCGTTTCTCGCGCACCATCCCCGATGTGGTCGATCGCATCCGTTTTCTGGGCCGGTTGAAGCGCGTCGATTTCCTGGCGCTCAATGCGGCGGCCGATGTCTCGCTCGACCCGATGCACTTTGGCGGGGGGAACACGACCTACGAGGCTCTGGCACTCGGCA